In Euphorbia lathyris chromosome 2, ddEupLath1.1, whole genome shotgun sequence, the sequence AGTTTATTGTTATTTATAGATCGTTATTAAAGGGATTTCTATTACTGGCGTAGAATTGGTGGAGCAGACATTGTATGGCTCGGATTTGATGTGGCTTGAGTCGATGGTCGAAACAATGTCAATCATCTATCTGGAACGATTTAGCTGAAAATTCGAAACAATGTCGTTACACGTATCTCAATAACGATGTAAGAAAAAATGCTATTTTCATCAGATTTGTAGCCATCGGATGGATTTACTATAGCCTTTTTTAGTATGATAAATGTTATTCTTAAAACTAATGCATTTTTTGTGTTGCTGCAGAGTCTTAAATTTATCCATTGTGAACGTACATTAATGAAGGGGATTACATCTGTTAATCCTATGGGATTTCACATAAGCATTGTTAATTGCAACGATGTTACAGCCACAAATATGCACTTAATTGCCCCCGACGATAGCCCCAACACCGACGGATTTCATATCAGCCAATCTACTAATGTTGGAGTCTTTGATAGTGTTGTTGCTACAGGTGATGATTGTGTGGGTGTCATCCATGGAAGTATGGACATCGAGGTCCAAAGAGTGATATGTGGTCCGGGTCACGGACTCAGGTATATATGAACATTGTGAAACATCAAATTCGATTGAAaatgaattatttattttacccaTATTTGAAATATTATTTAACAAGGATTAAAGAAACTGAAACCATGTGATCGCAGTTGATAAGATCAGGGATGTTTAGATGTTTTTGGCTTAAATTAACTAACATGTTTTCATTTTCGAAAAACAGTATTGGAAGTCTTGGAAAATACGACGACGAGAAGTTGCTGAGAAATATTCTTATTCAGAATTGCACGATGACTGGAACAGATAATGGAGCTAGAATCAAAACATACGCAGGATCACTTCCAAGTGTTGCTCAAAACATAACTTTTAAAGACATTATAATGAACAATGTCGAAAATCCCATCCTCATTGATCAATTTTACGGCAAAAAATCAGGATCGGTtagtattcttcttcttttccatACTCCAAACTCATTTTCTAATTTTCATGTTGAGAAACTTATGATGCTGAAAGcaagaaagaaaaaaaccacTCTTGAGGTACACAAATTATGTATCAATAGATGGGATCTGTACCGAATTAGTCATCACTGATGACTAGTCCATAAAAAAAACCTATAATTTTCAACGGTATTTTCTTTTGGCTCCGTCGAATTTCTCCGAGGGAGCATGATGCGACGTTGGACAAGTTCGGCTTCTTATACTAATGGATTAACCGATTTCATATCTTCGTTTTTGTTCCGATGCAGCCATCAAAGGTACAAATCAGCAATGCTCAATTCATAAACATTCAAGGAACAACACCTACAGAAGCCGGAGTAGATATACAATGCAGCAAAGTAGTTCCTTGCCAGGGAATTAGATTGTCAAATATCAAATTGCAATATATTGAGGATAAGAAAGAGACTTTTACCTCTAATTGTACTAATGCCAAACTTACCTATGACGGACCTCAAACCCCACCCCCTTGTCGGTAATTAGCTTACTTGTTTATTATTACGGATTAGGATTCTCTAAAATTGAATTCTACATGTAATCTCAAATATTAAATGCAAAATTACcgattaaaatatatttcttgAACTCTACATTTAACTCTATCAATTCAATGTCGAACGGAGGAAGTGCATAGGAGATCCATTGCATCTTTAGCAACCGGGATCCACCTTAGTTTGTGTGGTTTCAAACGACCCTACGAAGAGAGTTTGAAGATAATACAATCGtatgaatgagaatgagtaTAATGAGAAGAAATATGTTCTATCACGTGCGAGTGGGAGATGAAGTAAATTTGACATGGGATAAATAATATGCTCGTAACAAAAATGGGTTGGATATGGTTAGAATGGGTTATTgggttaactctaactaaactAGTTATATAAGCTTTGTTATAAACCTAACCCTGCCCCCATGTTGGATATAATACACAAAGCAAAGAGTTGCTCTTCCTCTCCCTTTTGAGCCGTCAATCGCCCCCCTCTATTTCTCTCTAAAAGTTTACTTTTAATTCATGATCATCGTGTCTTCTCCCGATTAACCTCGATGCTATAAGAAACTGGACTTTCTATGGGGAAATTCAATTCGCcactaaatttaatttatttatgggAAATATATCTTTTGCCACGGATTATGAGTTTCCAGTGGGAAAAGTATTATTTCCCCACataaaataatatttcagtGGATAATTAACAAAGTCGTCACAAATATATTAACATACTGTTGGATTTTTTCAGAtagaaataaagaaataaaataaatagcgGAACTAATAAAATTAGAGGAGCTACATATTCactttaattataattttattcactTTGGTTGTGTTTAAACCATAAACAACAAGCCTATATATAGGCAAACAAAGAAGCACACAAAGTAACTACTAACTTTGTTAGAACTGGAATTGAAAAACAGGAAAAGACtgaacaaaaagaaatgggcagagtcgcggacaatgtcgctttctttaacaCGTTCGCAGAACTGCCGGAACATTGCAAGGAGTGTGAATTCtggtcgcctccaggataaaacagccctctgTAATACGATTTTGTATTGCAACCGTACAAAATCGTTTCTGTCTACACTCAGTAATTAGCTCAGTTTGCTCAGAATcgaaaaaaatgaatgaatgaattaatgcaGTAAGTAAGCCAGTCTCTCACACCTATTTATACTGGAGAAAAGAGTTGTTGAGCTCTGATTCAGTGGAGAAAAAGGTGGGAGAGAAAAATCAGGGAAGGTGGTGAGACTGGATTTGAGAAAGACACGTTCAGAAAAATAGACGTTAAGAGAATAACGTTCAGAAAGACTATTTCAGAGACTgtaattaattacttaaataaaaaataaatcgaatttaataaaataataataaaaaatattattaatttttcaaaaaaaaattatgggatttacaccacaccaacccaacTCGGTTCGGTTTGGAAGGACGGCGGCGCGCGCATGTGGTGGTCAAGCAAGaggtaggtcctcaccctttcacaaaagtggtgTGAGGACCTCATTAATAAgtatctccaccaagtgctttgaaagcaatgtgggatactTTCTATCCTAAAACACAAAGGCACGTGcttattttcataaattaaaaattgggccaagcccaacaatcCCCGACTAGAATTTTTGAAAACGTTTCACTGAGCAGTTACATAAGGTCAAACATAAACAGAGgtatctttcgatttgaacctttgcgtagtgaatatagttcagattttactagagtgactcgtagtcttgaactctatctctgatATTATAGCATGCCATAACCTTTTCAGAGTGTAGTTCTAGTAGCCCGTGCGTTTATGGCCATGCACGTCTATCCCGGTAtaatgaatgctctagagttttgcCCTAAACTCATGGGAAGCGGCCTCACCTCCACATTCATATAAGTGAGTCTATCAGAAGTACTCCTGTAGCTATGTACTTCACTCCAACTGGAGTATAgacttcattaagagtttctattatctcaacctcACATTGCTTCAGGATGTTCATGCTTCAAATTGCATGATCTGACACATATTACatcacaacttgttattacccaTTGAACCTATTTCTTAGGATCTCTAGTTTATAGGTTGGGTTACCATTGTGTGTAACTCATCACTATaggggcataagtcccatactctTTGCCGCATTCtggactttctctctagctaaTCCTTTCATCAAAGGATTTGCTAAATTCTCTTCTTAGCGTATATGATCCACTCTAACAGCTCCTTTAGTGAGTAGCTCTCTAACAGTGTTGTGCTTATGACGTATCGGTCGTTTCTTATCGTTGTAAtaacgattctgaatcttaGCAATAGCCGCGGTACTATCGTAGTGGATCAATACTGCTGAAATCGGTTTTTCCCATAGGGGAATCTCAGCTAACAGACTTCTCAACCAACTTGCTTCTTCATTAGCCACAGCTAGTGCAATAAGTTCTGATTCCATAGTTGATTGAGCtagaatagtctgtttcttagacttccatgaaacagcaccaccagctatattgaaaatatagccaCTAGTAGCCTTGGAATCATCTGATAAGGTATTCCAATCAGCATCATTATATCCTTCAAGGACTGCTGGAAACCTTTGATaatgtaatccaagtttcatggttcttttaaggtatgtcatgaccctttctatagcattccaatgctccacaCTAGGTCTACTAGTAAATTTGCAAAGCAATCCTACGACATACGCGATGTCGGGTCTAGTACAATCAGTGGCATAACGAAGGCTGCCAATTATGCTAGCATACTCTGATTGTTTTACACTGTCTCCAAtgttcttaaaaagttttatactagggtcataaggtgtacatgcaggtttacaatcaaagtagttatatttctttagaaTCATTTCAATGTAGTGAGATTGATCTAAAGAAATTCCAGTTTCAGACCTAGTTATCTTTATGCCAAGAATGACGTTCGCTTCTCCtagatctttcatgtcaaagttttCACATAGCATTGACTTAACAGAATTCACAACATgaatattagatccaaaaataagcaagtcatcagcatataagcatataatggtgcaaacaccattttcatatttgtagtAGATGCAtttatcactttcattcaccttaaagccatttgaaataataaggttatcaaattttgcatgccattggttaggtgcttgttttagcccatataaagacttatctaacttacataccttatgggcttgatcaaaaactacaaagccctcaggttgatccatataaactgttggtcccttataacgttgcaagtatagttccaagggggggttaggaactatttaaactttttcttaagtttgggcaaacttcttttcttaagagaaaaggttttaacagcggcgctgagtgatcagtaagatactggcttagtcaactggtgactaggtcagtttcttgacttgagtcaggagatagcacttaaagtctattcctgaactcagatgttcgatgcgcacaactcagcttgacctctttacttggtcactttgtggttatttaagcaagcaatatatataaggagtttaaggtaagaaatacgttactcagcagatttatccaggttcggcttcttctaagcctacgtcctgtccccggaacacgtttcgagatttcgaatcctctactgagctctttaaaggtagagcttcaaaccttttacaatcttagcaactgagtataacaagagtaccttcctctatacctctactcaatcctaatctcttgctgagtactataaccgagtactcagcctctcctttctaatctctagaaatgataagtgtttgtcctaaacaatgattgctaagacaccttagatgattgaataatcactctagacttttacacaaatatatgaaatgtagtgtaagatttgctttgcttcttgcttgcagaacttgcatagaaatttggtcagcgtaatggcttgatcaagttctgtgtagaatgaagcttctgatggcactatttatagagacgtcttgaggcatcggtcatttcgaattttgaaataaccgtcggagggaaacggcttcctgtcgttgtcatcctgacttgctcagagctctcggccaatcagatttgtgtatcttctgtcctcggtcagcttttggtcagctcggcagaatgtctctccttttatggtaaagtcaactagacagcatactatgtcgtctgaactttacccaaagtggaaatactttttctggaagttttccttagccagctgctgtcatgtacgctttgtcgaatcaactcagcagcttcgttccgaagttgttccctgaaggtcttctagatccttctcatgctgagttgtgttttgcacacagcgacatcgttttgataaacgcgggccgagttgtcttgagttgtttgacttgggctttgactttcgtattgggcttgggccttttaattcttgtgtcttataaacaatttaactcaacattgaacaaacacattagtagaataaatcaaagcatttaaacttagtgtgtttagaatatgtttttcaattatacttaaacaattttgtcaaatcaaaattatgtggaaaggtgtttccacaaactcccccattttgatgttggcaaaactattcagcgaggaactcagtattgagctcccccatgatagttgacctaatataacttagcaaactcccccgtaagggttgagctactgacttagttttactctaaacatttaaaggtttaatcgagtaagtctaaggtcagtttttcagatataggtcagttcatggaacatattctattttactcagtgtttacgcggaaggttttatcattcagagggcgctgagtaatttgttgttcaatgagttttataaggcagtgttttataaacatataagtcaatgtcaaacatgttatcagtattgggttcaatcaataagttttaCAAGTGTTAGACATAGCTGAttcaatttgaagatacataataactcagtacacagcaacatatatcataactcaggaatagaatgaaagatgcaggtatgatatattgatatcggtagtcagtgtttacaaacaaaacttaaagacaaggcatatagattacatcat encodes:
- the LOC136216921 gene encoding exopolygalacturonase clone GBGE184-like, whose protein sequence is MQGGAMAISNKLVKCAILLSFLATVVFCDGGPKIFNVVDFGVKAGPKSDNAVNFVKAWRAACDFGGMARLVFPKGEFYATETVFQGPCKAPIQVEIQGTIKAGSDISSYSDDFWISFERVTGMDVFGPGTVDGNGPNVWKYKEKGASMFPISLKFIHCERTLMKGITSVNPMGFHISIVNCNDVTATNMHLIAPDDSPNTDGFHISQSTNVGVFDSVVATGDDCVGVIHGSMDIEVQRVICGPGHGLSIGSLGKYDDEKLLRNILIQNCTMTGTDNGARIKTYAGSLPSVAQNITFKDIIMNNVENPILIDQFYGKKSGSPSKVQISNAQFINIQGTTPTEAGVDIQCSKVVPCQGIRLSNIKLQYIEDKKETFTSNCTNAKLTYDGPQTPPPCR